In a genomic window of Anoxybacter fermentans:
- a CDS encoding SHOCT domain-containing protein, with product MWFCHGFGYGAGLFGFGGWVGWLAMFIQWVLIIGGIYLLVRLISGLFLPKDKGESRAISILKEQFARGEITQEEFNERKRVLENN from the coding sequence ATGTGGTTTTGTCATGGTTTTGGTTACGGAGCAGGTTTATTTGGCTTCGGAGGTTGGGTTGGATGGCTTGCTATGTTTATACAGTGGGTTCTAATTATTGGTGGTATTTATCTATTAGTCCGTCTTATAAGTGGGTTATTTCTCCCTAAGGATAAAGGGGAGAGTAGAGCTATCTCAATCTTAAAGGAACAATTTGCCAGAGGTGAGATTACTCAGGAAGAATTTAATGAAAGAAAAAGGGTTTTAGAGAATAATTAA
- a CDS encoding carbohydrate kinase family protein: MQISSQPVIIGGTVMDLRGQPANNLQLYTSNPGFLQQTPGGVGRNICENLLRLGLKPLLITIVGDDPIGNSLLQHSKKIGLSTEGIIQLTDQRTAIYLAILNETGELHTAIADMKIFDELSPRLVLTHTEKILKSPMIIMDTNLPKNTLAAVSELCNEKNIPLWIEPVSVEKSRKLKGLFKNITYISPNLDELASLAEISIQTERDIKKAIKILLDKGIQHILVTMGKRGVILANSKKFIPFPALPTRVVDVTGAGDAFVAGVIYGLLKGLPLEKAVPYGLITAKMTIETNKTVSPQLNKNVIEQIFSEVYR, encoded by the coding sequence ATGCAAATAAGTAGCCAACCAGTAATTATTGGAGGAACAGTGATGGATTTGAGGGGCCAACCAGCCAATAACTTGCAGCTTTATACCTCAAATCCAGGATTCTTACAGCAAACTCCTGGTGGTGTAGGACGTAATATTTGCGAAAATTTATTACGATTGGGTTTAAAGCCACTTCTGATTACAATTGTGGGTGATGACCCAATTGGAAATTCATTATTGCAACACTCGAAAAAAATCGGACTGTCCACAGAAGGAATTATTCAATTAACTGATCAAAGGACAGCAATTTATCTGGCTATTTTAAATGAAACTGGTGAACTACATACTGCTATTGCTGATATGAAAATCTTTGATGAATTGTCACCGAGATTAGTATTAACCCATACTGAAAAAATTTTAAAATCTCCAATGATAATCATGGATACCAATTTACCTAAAAATACCCTGGCAGCCGTCTCTGAACTTTGTAATGAAAAAAATATTCCCCTTTGGATTGAACCTGTTTCAGTTGAGAAGAGTCGAAAATTAAAGGGACTTTTTAAAAATATTACTTATATCTCTCCTAACCTTGATGAATTGGCTTCATTAGCTGAAATTTCTATCCAAACTGAAAGAGACATTAAAAAAGCTATAAAAATTCTTCTTGATAAAGGTATTCAACATATATTAGTAACAATGGGTAAACGCGGTGTTATCCTTGCCAATTCTAAAAAATTTATCCCCTTTCCAGCTTTACCAACTCGTGTTGTGGATGTGACAGGTGCAGGAGATGCTTTTGTGGCAGGGGTAATCTACGGACTCCTTAAAGGTTTACCATTAGAAAAAGCGGTACCCTATGGTCTAATAACTGCCAAAATGACTATTGAAACGAACAAAACTGTTTCTCCACAATTAAACAAAAATGTTATAGAACAAATTTTCTCGGAGGTGTATAGATAG
- a CDS encoding tRNA (adenine(22)-N(1))-methyltransferase, with product MLSKRLRQIIELIPDGVGVADIGTDHAQIPIYLARHTRCYPIIAGEKNSGPFQTALQRIRESGMEKLIDLRQGSGLTILRPGEVDWAVIAGMGFKTIIEIIEEAEGVARSLKGLILQPMQKPEELRRWLVENKFQITDEMLVKEDGKLFQIILVQSGQSEKMDEIFYEIGPVLFKKGTPYLTEHIEALISYHQEVLGKIKLGQGKRAQTRIDELKTKIRKFKEVLNQWQRRYSE from the coding sequence ATGCTTTCTAAGCGTTTAAGACAGATTATAGAATTGATTCCTGATGGAGTGGGAGTAGCGGATATCGGTACAGATCATGCTCAAATTCCTATTTATCTTGCTCGACACACCAGGTGCTATCCCATCATAGCTGGAGAGAAGAATTCAGGTCCATTTCAGACAGCACTACAGCGGATTAGGGAATCTGGAATGGAGAAATTGATTGATCTACGTCAGGGTTCTGGATTAACCATTCTTAGGCCTGGTGAGGTGGACTGGGCAGTGATTGCGGGAATGGGTTTTAAGACCATTATTGAAATTATAGAGGAAGCAGAGGGGGTGGCCCGATCTCTTAAAGGTCTAATTTTGCAACCTATGCAGAAGCCAGAAGAATTAAGACGTTGGCTTGTAGAAAACAAATTTCAAATTACTGATGAAATGTTGGTTAAGGAGGATGGTAAACTTTTTCAAATTATTTTAGTTCAATCGGGCCAATCCGAAAAAATGGATGAAATTTTTTATGAAATAGGGCCAGTTCTTTTTAAAAAAGGAACCCCATACTTGACAGAACATATTGAAGCACTAATTTCTTATCATCAAGAAGTTTTAGGAAAAATAAAATTGGGGCAAGGTAAACGAGCACAAACCAGGATAGACGAACTTAAAACCAAGATTAGAAAATTTAAGGAGGTATTGAACCAATGGCAGAGAAGGTACAGCGAATAG
- a CDS encoding SHOCT domain-containing protein has product MLLFWGAVIFGIFYLIRSSDSLFKRDSEKNKPLEILKERYARGEIDKETFLKMKEDLKE; this is encoded by the coding sequence ATGTTATTATTCTGGGGTGCAGTTATTTTTGGAATCTTTTATCTGATTCGAAGCAGCGATTCCTTATTCAAAAGAGATTCTGAAAAAAATAAACCGTTAGAGATACTTAAAGAACGGTATGCACGTGGAGAAATTGATAAGGAAACTTTTCTAAAGATGAAAGAAGATCTAAAAGAATAG
- a CDS encoding zinc dependent phospholipase C family protein codes for MNTFSHGIWVYFFVRRRRLAKPAVLGAIFPDLLYSIPLIFYTAKTQIWRIDFLRKFLLVPFKGWDGAFSEIEIKQIHNTLTRLFVLPPVHYTRLITHSYIIWGIVMLFAWYLGKKWLIAFNWGWLTHIFIDMLTHVDDAIPYFYPVWNRIIRGVVSYWNPEYYGTYFATANYLIIMVMILVMIREWWGRRKRGMDMRD; via the coding sequence ATGAATACTTTTAGTCATGGGATCTGGGTATATTTTTTTGTACGTAGGAGAAGATTAGCAAAACCTGCTGTTTTGGGAGCAATTTTTCCAGATTTACTCTATTCTATTCCTCTTATTTTTTATACAGCAAAAACCCAGATCTGGAGAATAGATTTTCTTCGTAAATTTTTGCTAGTCCCATTCAAGGGATGGGATGGAGCTTTTTCAGAGATTGAAATAAAACAAATTCATAATACCTTAACCCGTCTCTTTGTTTTACCCCCGGTACATTATACTCGCCTTATAACTCATTCTTACATTATCTGGGGCATAGTAATGCTCTTTGCCTGGTATCTGGGTAAAAAATGGTTAATTGCTTTTAACTGGGGGTGGTTGACTCATATTTTTATTGATATGCTAACTCATGTAGATGATGCCATCCCATATTTTTATCCTGTTTGGAACCGGATTATTCGGGGAGTGGTTTCTTATTGGAACCCTGAGTACTATGGTACATATTTTGCAACAGCCAACTATCTGATAATAATGGTTATGATTTTAGTGATGATACGAGAATGGTGGGGGCGAAGAAAAAGAGGGATGGATATGAGAGATTGA
- a CDS encoding class I SAM-dependent methyltransferase → MQRDSLKISRRYDRIARLYDWLEKPMEMGKFKQWRQDIWAKVASYAPAGGRVLEVGVGTGNNIAYYPDHVQMYAIDFSKRMLERAKEKSKKLNKEVRFSLMDIQELEFSNNFFDVVVATCVFCSVPDPLQGFRELHRVCKPEGKIFLLEHVRSEQPVIGAIMDFFNPLTVRLWGANINRRTLETIGKIEFADVKVTDLAGDIVKEIIITNGKGD, encoded by the coding sequence ATGCAAAGAGATTCATTAAAAATCAGTCGACGTTATGATCGCATTGCCCGGCTATATGATTGGTTAGAGAAGCCGATGGAAATGGGAAAATTTAAGCAATGGAGACAAGATATCTGGGCCAAGGTAGCCTCATATGCACCAGCTGGTGGAAGAGTTTTGGAAGTAGGTGTTGGTACTGGTAACAATATCGCTTATTATCCAGATCATGTCCAGATGTATGCTATTGATTTTAGTAAAAGGATGCTTGAGCGGGCTAAAGAAAAGAGTAAAAAATTGAATAAGGAAGTTAGATTTTCTTTAATGGATATTCAGGAATTAGAGTTTTCTAATAATTTTTTTGATGTTGTAGTGGCTACCTGTGTATTTTGTTCTGTTCCTGATCCGTTGCAAGGTTTTCGGGAATTACATAGGGTTTGTAAACCGGAAGGAAAAATATTTCTCCTGGAACATGTTAGATCTGAACAGCCAGTGATTGGAGCCATAATGGATTTTTTTAATCCACTAACGGTTCGTTTATGGGGAGCTAATATAAATCGTCGAACTCTCGAGACAATTGGAAAGATTGAATTTGCTGATGTTAAGGTTACAGATTTAGCTGGTGATATTGTAAAAGAGATTATTATTACTAATGGAAAGGGTGATTGA
- a CDS encoding pseudouridine-5'-phosphate glycosidase: MEKYMIIHPEVKKALDAGKAVVALESTIISHGMPYPENVKTARTLEELVRSEGAVPATIGILNGKIKIGLNEEELEILGTKNEVIKVSRRDLPVVIAQKKHGATTVAATMFLANLAGIRIFATGGIGGVHRGAETSFDISADLTELGMTNVAVICAGAKAILDLPLTLERLETLGVPVLGYGTDEFPAFYSRKSGLKVDQRIDTPEQLARILKTKWDLGLNGGVLITNPIPEEAEIPAEEINDTIETALKEAETLGIKGKKITPFLLNRIKELTNGRSLTANIELVKNNAKLAAQIAVEYAKLT, from the coding sequence ATGGAAAAATATATGATCATTCATCCTGAAGTTAAAAAAGCCTTAGATGCTGGAAAAGCTGTGGTTGCACTGGAATCAACCATCATCTCTCACGGAATGCCTTATCCAGAAAATGTGAAAACAGCCCGTACTTTAGAAGAATTGGTCAGATCAGAAGGGGCCGTTCCTGCAACTATTGGAATTCTGAATGGGAAAATAAAGATTGGATTGAATGAAGAAGAACTGGAAATTTTAGGCACTAAGAATGAGGTAATAAAAGTCAGTAGACGGGATTTGCCTGTGGTCATTGCCCAAAAAAAACACGGCGCTACAACTGTAGCAGCTACCATGTTTTTAGCCAATCTTGCAGGAATTCGAATTTTTGCCACCGGTGGAATAGGTGGTGTACACCGGGGTGCTGAAACCAGTTTTGACATATCTGCCGATTTAACAGAGTTGGGAATGACTAACGTAGCCGTAATCTGTGCCGGAGCGAAAGCAATCCTGGATCTGCCTTTAACCCTCGAAAGGTTAGAAACCCTGGGTGTTCCCGTTTTAGGATACGGTACTGATGAATTTCCTGCCTTTTACAGTCGGAAAAGTGGCTTAAAAGTAGATCAGCGGATTGATACACCAGAACAATTGGCCAGAATTCTAAAAACCAAGTGGGATCTTGGCTTAAATGGTGGTGTATTAATTACCAATCCAATACCAGAAGAAGCCGAGATTCCAGCCGAGGAAATTAATGATACCATAGAAACTGCCCTTAAAGAAGCAGAAACACTTGGAATTAAAGGTAAAAAGATTACTCCATTTTTACTGAATCGGATTAAAGAGCTGACCAATGGTAGAAGTTTAACTGCCAATATAGAACTGGTCAAAAACAATGCAAAATTAGCAGCACAAATTGCTGTAGAATATGCAAAGTTAACTTAA